Proteins encoded in a region of the Nitrospira sp. genome:
- a CDS encoding class I SAM-dependent methyltransferase, with protein sequence MVSKQAEFWSNIAERYDGVVDLQIGGKTRSMVRERVAREEHLGRLVEFGCGTGFYTEVLANKADTLLATDISPVMLELAKQYVKAANVTFQIEDCQHTSLQEGTFDTTFISLVIHFTEPDRTVAEMRRILRHDGTLIIANLDPQALNGLDMIRSVIRVIYQGVVGYRVKPPKGFGRNVMTEKQLRELLCRSGFRVDSAETIRDLSRSSNIPTQYIRAVKV encoded by the coding sequence ATGGTGAGCAAACAAGCCGAGTTCTGGTCGAATATCGCGGAAAGGTACGATGGCGTTGTTGATTTGCAGATCGGAGGGAAGACGCGGTCGATGGTTCGTGAGCGAGTCGCCCGCGAGGAACATCTGGGACGCTTGGTAGAGTTCGGCTGTGGTACGGGCTTCTACACCGAGGTGCTTGCAAACAAAGCCGACACCCTCTTAGCGACCGATATTTCTCCGGTCATGCTTGAGCTTGCGAAGCAATATGTGAAGGCGGCAAACGTGACGTTCCAAATCGAGGATTGTCAGCACACGTCGTTGCAAGAAGGCACGTTTGACACAACCTTCATCAGTCTCGTCATCCACTTCACCGAGCCTGATCGTACGGTCGCCGAGATGCGCCGCATCTTACGGCATGACGGCACACTCATCATAGCGAATCTAGACCCGCAAGCGCTGAACGGCTTAGACATGATCCGCAGCGTGATCCGAGTCATCTATCAGGGAGTTGTTGGCTATCGCGTCAAACCTCCGAAGGGATTTGGTCGGAATGTAATGACTGAAAAGCAGCTTCGGGAATTATTGTGCCGATCCGGGTTTCGGGTCGATAGCGCAGAGACAATCAGAGATCTTTCACGCTCATCGAACATTCCCACGCAATATATTCGGGCCGTAAAGGTGTGA
- a CDS encoding AbrB/MazE/SpoVT family DNA-binding domain-containing protein produces MAKVTSKLQVTIPKAVADQYRIAPGDELEWVPSGDVIRLVPPHAPQARFSKVDRLRLFDQATARQRGRDRATRVPTRPPARGWTRSDLYSRGRSR; encoded by the coding sequence ATGGCAAAGGTCACCAGTAAGCTTCAGGTCACCATCCCCAAGGCGGTGGCCGACCAGTACCGTATCGCGCCGGGGGATGAGTTGGAATGGGTCCCTTCTGGAGACGTCATCCGACTCGTGCCTCCCCATGCCCCCCAAGCCAGGTTTTCGAAGGTCGATCGGCTTCGGTTGTTCGATCAGGCTACCGCTCGACAACGCGGGCGCGATCGGGCGACTCGTGTCCCTACTCGCCCTCCCGCCCGAGGGTGGACCCGCTCGGATTTGTATTCTCGTGGCCGTTCTCGTTGA
- a CDS encoding PIN domain-containing protein, with product MAVLVDTNILVYRFDHRFPDKQRRATALLREGIQTERLCLPHQAIMEFVAAVTRPLSGGLSLLTSVEACREAEDLLAQFPILYPTEGVLRSALRGAAAYHLSWFDAHLWAYADHYGLEEIVSEDFQHDRLYGSVRIRNPFV from the coding sequence GTGGCCGTTCTCGTTGATACCAACATCCTGGTGTATCGGTTCGACCACCGATTCCCGGATAAGCAGCGGCGTGCGACCGCCCTTTTGCGGGAGGGTATCCAGACCGAACGTCTTTGCCTTCCTCATCAGGCCATCATGGAGTTTGTTGCCGCCGTTACTCGTCCGTTGTCGGGAGGCCTGTCCCTACTGACCAGCGTGGAGGCTTGTCGAGAAGCCGAGGATTTATTGGCGCAGTTCCCCATTTTGTATCCGACTGAAGGCGTGTTGCGAAGCGCGCTCCGTGGGGCGGCCGCGTATCACCTGTCCTGGTTTGATGCTCATCTCTGGGCCTACGCCGACCACTATGGGCTGGAGGAGATTGTGTCGGAGGATTTTCAGCACGATCGGCTCTATGGGTCCGTTCGGATTCGTAACCCGTTTGTTTGA
- a CDS encoding IS5 family transposase, which yields MQQQTFAEVTFEPYRKPTRREQFLDEMNRVVPWADLVAAIEPVYPKAEGPGRPPVGVERMLRLHCLQQWFNLSDPAVEEALDDSRAMRQFVGIDLGREPVPDETTICKFRHLLEAHQLGERLFARIGAYLATHGIKVSRGTIVDATIISAPSSTKNRQKARDPEMHQTKKGNQWYFGMKAHIGVDSQTKLIHSVAATAANVHDSQGLPKLLHGQETRVGGDAAYSGQRDVIRHHAPRAKSFVQTKAHRHRPLSETERARNRTKSKVRAKVEHAFLVIKQIFGWANVRYRGLAKNTHWLFISCGLANLYVTRRQLLAEAS from the coding sequence ATGCAACAGCAGACATTTGCCGAGGTCACGTTTGAACCGTATCGCAAGCCCACTCGCCGCGAGCAGTTCCTGGATGAAATGAACCGTGTCGTGCCGTGGGCGGACCTGGTGGCGGCCATTGAGCCGGTCTATCCCAAGGCCGAAGGCCCCGGGCGGCCACCGGTGGGCGTCGAGCGCATGCTGCGCCTCCATTGTCTGCAACAGTGGTTCAACCTGTCGGATCCGGCCGTGGAAGAGGCGCTGGACGACTCACGGGCGATGCGGCAGTTCGTGGGCATTGATCTGGGCCGCGAGCCCGTGCCCGATGAAACGACGATCTGCAAGTTTCGGCATCTCTTGGAAGCCCACCAACTGGGCGAGCGGCTCTTTGCACGGATCGGCGCGTATCTGGCAACCCACGGCATAAAAGTCAGTCGCGGGACCATCGTGGATGCCACCATCATCAGTGCGCCCAGTTCAACCAAGAATCGCCAGAAGGCGCGGGATCCGGAGATGCATCAGACGAAGAAGGGCAATCAGTGGTACTTCGGCATGAAAGCGCATATCGGTGTGGACAGCCAGACCAAGCTGATTCATTCAGTGGCCGCGACTGCCGCGAATGTGCATGACAGCCAGGGGTTACCGAAGTTGCTGCATGGACAGGAGACGCGGGTGGGGGGCGATGCCGCGTATAGCGGGCAGCGCGACGTGATTCGACACCACGCCCCCAGGGCTAAGAGCTTTGTGCAGACTAAAGCGCATCGCCATCGGCCCCTGAGTGAGACCGAGCGGGCCCGGAACCGCACGAAGTCGAAGGTGCGGGCGAAAGTCGAACATGCGTTCTTGGTGATCAAGCAGATCTTCGGGTGGGCCAACGTCCGCTACCGGGGGTTGGCGAAGAACACCCACTGGCTGTTCATCAGTTGCGGCTTGGCGAATCTCTATGTGACGCGCCGGCAGCTGCTGGCGGAAGCCTCGTGA
- a CDS encoding XRE family transcriptional regulator, with protein MRPSLVRADLMIQVQKLISSRRLTQKVAAKVLGVTQPRVSDLLRGRIDLFSTDALIDLLARLGAEVRLKVKVQPAA; from the coding sequence ATCAGACCTTCCCTAGTCCGCGCGGATCTCATGATTCAGGTGCAGAAGCTCATCTCGTCCCGTCGACTTACGCAAAAGGTTGCGGCCAAGGTTCTCGGCGTGACGCAGCCCCGCGTCAGTGATCTCCTTCGCGGACGAATCGACCTATTCAGCACGGACGCACTGATCGATCTCCTAGCTCGCTTGGGAGCTGAGGTACGTCTCAAAGTGAAAGTGCAACCCGCGGCCTGA
- a CDS encoding IS4 family transposase has translation MKIAKKRLRQAVARFKQDFADRSTRALDDLLSHDMVCTMVDEEVGAYRERISPPLTTLGLFIGQALSADGAGQDAVARHLSERTAQGDSPCSVSSGPDCKARQRLPLSLMERLASSVGKQLEVLSRQSWKWRGRSVTLLDGTTISMPDTEAHQAAYPQSGEQQPGLGFPLAMRVARISLSTGAVLRWASGPSRGKGSGEHARFRSLIPHLSLGDIILVDRDPCTYFTVAMLSSPGVDILTRQHHRRVTDFRQGHHLGHRDQFVTWHRPQRPDWMDHQTYAHMPKQLTVRQIEVVGRVLVTTLTDARSVSPLEVDSLYRQRWHVEVDLRSIKAGMGMDILRAKSPTMIDKEMAVYLLAYNRVRGLMVRAAAGVDGIARALSFKATLQLFLAFQPQRHRAVGKRADSIRTQLLDAVSTMTLLIRPERIEPRATQRRPKNHALLTVPRYRARRSRQRGRE, from the coding sequence GTGAAGATCGCAAAAAAACGTCTGCGGCAGGCGGTCGCACGGTTCAAGCAGGATTTTGCCGACCGGTCTACACGGGCGCTTGATGATCTGCTCTCACACGATATGGTCTGTACCATGGTGGACGAGGAAGTCGGTGCGTATCGTGAACGAATCTCCCCACCGCTGACTACGCTCGGGCTCTTTATCGGCCAAGCGTTGAGCGCCGATGGTGCCGGCCAAGATGCGGTAGCCCGACATCTTTCCGAGCGCACGGCGCAGGGTGACTCTCCATGCAGCGTCAGCAGTGGTCCCGACTGCAAGGCTCGGCAGCGGTTGCCGCTGTCGCTGATGGAGCGCCTTGCCAGCTCGGTGGGCAAGCAACTGGAAGTGCTGAGCCGCCAGTCATGGAAGTGGCGAGGACGCTCGGTCACGTTGCTCGATGGTACGACCATTTCCATGCCTGACACTGAGGCCCATCAGGCCGCGTATCCGCAAAGTGGCGAACAACAGCCTGGACTTGGCTTCCCACTGGCGATGCGGGTGGCGCGTATTTCGCTATCCACCGGGGCGGTGTTGCGCTGGGCGAGCGGTCCCTCTCGAGGGAAAGGCAGCGGGGAGCACGCACGGTTTCGTTCCCTGATCCCGCATCTGAGCCTGGGAGATATTATCCTCGTCGATCGCGATCCTTGTACTTATTTTACCGTCGCCATGCTCTCCTCGCCCGGCGTGGATATTCTCACTCGTCAGCATCACCGTCGTGTCACCGATTTTCGCCAAGGCCACCATCTGGGACATCGTGACCAGTTCGTCACGTGGCACCGTCCTCAGCGGCCAGACTGGATGGATCACCAGACATATGCCCATATGCCGAAGCAACTGACCGTACGTCAAATCGAGGTAGTGGGCCGTGTCCTGGTCACCACGCTGACCGATGCGCGGAGCGTCAGCCCACTTGAAGTGGATTCGTTGTACCGTCAGCGCTGGCACGTGGAAGTTGATCTGCGTTCGATCAAGGCGGGGATGGGGATGGATATCTTGCGGGCCAAATCACCCACCATGATCGACAAGGAGATGGCCGTGTACCTGCTGGCCTACAACCGCGTGCGTGGCCTCATGGTGCGCGCGGCTGCAGGGGTGGACGGGATCGCACGGGCCTTGAGCTTCAAGGCAACGCTGCAACTGTTCTTGGCGTTTCAACCTCAGCGGCACAGGGCTGTGGGGAAACGCGCGGACAGTATACGGACGCAGCTCCTCGATGCAGTGAGCACGATGACCCTGCTGATTCGACCAGAACGTATCGAGCCGCGAGCCACACAGCGAAGGCCGAAAAATCATGCCTTGCTGACAGTGCCTCGATATAGGGCTCGAAGAAGCAGACAAAGGGGTCGGGAGTGA
- a CDS encoding DUF3024 domain-containing protein — protein sequence MKGHEVVIVEQQPRWDNQTEWTESPVAKLKLIRSANKWRLYWMQADMKWHEYPGLSSSNRLDVLVLEIDADPLACFFG from the coding sequence GTGAAGGGCCATGAGGTCGTCATTGTCGAGCAGCAACCTCGGTGGGATAATCAGACTGAGTGGACCGAATCCCCGGTGGCCAAGCTCAAGCTCATCCGATCAGCAAACAAATGGCGGCTGTATTGGATGCAGGCCGATATGAAATGGCACGAATATCCGGGGCTCTCATCGAGCAATCGCCTCGATGTCTTGGTTCTAGAGATCGATGCCGATCCCCTGGCCTGTTTCTTCGGCTGA
- a CDS encoding BrnT family toxin, with protein MGYIFEWDPMKGEANARKHGVTFDEATTVFGDPLNLLMADPDHSLDEERFVLLGMSNRRKL; from the coding sequence ATGGGATACATCTTCGAATGGGACCCAATGAAAGGGGAAGCGAATGCTCGTAAACATGGCGTGACCTTTGATGAAGCCACAACCGTCTTTGGTGATCCGCTTAATCTTTTGATGGCAGATCCTGACCACTCACTTGATGAAGAACGGTTTGTGTTGCTTGGGATGTCCAATCGACGGAAGCTCTAG
- a CDS encoding DUF2442 domain-containing protein produces MYWDVVGVKPLENLGLVVRFADGLTGEVRFAPEHLTGVFEPLKNPAFFKQVYLDHGAVAWPGQIDLAPDAMYQEIKEKGVAMLA; encoded by the coding sequence ATGTATTGGGATGTGGTAGGAGTCAAACCCTTGGAGAACTTGGGGCTGGTTGTGCGGTTTGCCGATGGACTGACGGGCGAAGTCCGTTTTGCTCCTGAACATCTCACCGGAGTGTTTGAACCGCTGAAGAATCCAGCTTTCTTCAAACAAGTGTACCTTGATCATGGCGCAGTTGCATGGCCTGGGCAGATTGATTTAGCACCAGATGCCATGTACCAGGAAATCAAAGAAAAAGGTGTAGCAATGCTGGCTTAA
- a CDS encoding BrnA antitoxin family protein, which translates to MSKRKLSGSSVRGKRAARSGRHIPDSEIDFSDIPELSDEQLKRMRRIGRPATGMAKQLIAIRLSPRLLATLREMAAKRRKPYQTLIHELLEKAASQAA; encoded by the coding sequence ATGAGCAAAAGGAAACTATCCGGATCATCAGTGCGCGGCAAGCGAGCCGCAAGGAGCGGAAGGCATATTCCGGACTCAGAGATTGATTTTTCAGACATCCCTGAGCTGTCGGATGAACAACTGAAGCGAATGCGTCGGATCGGACGACCCGCCACGGGGATGGCGAAACAATTGATTGCGATCCGCCTGTCCCCGCGGCTCTTGGCTACGCTGAGAGAGATGGCTGCAAAGCGGCGGAAGCCATACCAGACTCTGATTCATGAGCTGTTGGAGAAGGCTGCTTCCCAGGCGGCTTAA
- the pfp gene encoding diphosphate--fructose-6-phosphate 1-phosphotransferase gives MHMRQSQDRAIGILVGGGPAPGINGVIAAAALRCLAAGRQVIGIRDGFKGLIAGDMSKAALLTMAEVSGLHLQGGSYLRTARANPTKNPQHMENVIATLRKLDVSGLITIGGDDTCFSALKLEQAAQGSLRVVHVPKTIDNDLDLPEGVPTFGFETARHIGAQIVKTLMVEARSTSHWFIVVAMGRQAGHLALGIGKAAGATLTLIPEEFSARPLPLSRVVDVVVGAILKRLSQGHEDGVAVMAEGLAEALDPEELSQDAALPRDDHGHIELSKVNLAELLSRAVLARLVPLGIEPVFREKDIGFELRCADPIGFDLEYTRDLGCSAAGLLLEGGGAAVAAMVHGRFMPIPFDEILDSRTGRTRVRPVDVRSAGYEIARRYMVRLGPEDFEQPDLLGKYATLTRMTPAEFRSSFEYVVEDERRRGGS, from the coding sequence ATGCATATGAGGCAGTCTCAGGACAGGGCCATCGGAATTCTCGTCGGCGGAGGCCCGGCGCCGGGAATCAATGGTGTCATCGCGGCTGCGGCGTTGCGATGCCTGGCAGCTGGCCGCCAGGTGATCGGCATTCGGGACGGATTCAAGGGGTTGATCGCCGGTGATATGAGCAAGGCCGCGCTCCTGACGATGGCGGAGGTGAGCGGGCTCCACCTCCAGGGCGGCTCCTATCTACGAACCGCTCGGGCGAATCCGACCAAGAACCCGCAGCATATGGAGAACGTGATCGCCACGCTCCGCAAGCTCGACGTGTCGGGCCTGATCACGATCGGCGGCGACGATACCTGTTTTTCCGCGCTGAAGCTGGAACAGGCAGCCCAAGGAAGTCTGCGCGTCGTCCACGTTCCGAAGACGATCGACAATGATCTGGATCTGCCGGAAGGTGTACCGACCTTCGGCTTCGAAACAGCCCGGCACATCGGCGCGCAGATCGTCAAGACTCTCATGGTGGAGGCGCGTAGCACCTCACACTGGTTTATTGTTGTGGCGATGGGACGGCAGGCTGGCCACCTGGCGTTGGGCATTGGGAAGGCAGCCGGCGCCACGCTCACGCTCATCCCCGAAGAGTTCTCCGCGCGCCCGCTCCCCCTCTCCCGTGTCGTCGATGTGGTGGTCGGCGCAATTCTCAAGCGATTGAGCCAGGGGCATGAGGACGGCGTGGCCGTGATGGCAGAGGGGCTGGCCGAGGCATTGGATCCCGAGGAGTTATCCCAAGATGCGGCGTTGCCTCGCGACGATCACGGCCACATCGAGCTGTCAAAAGTCAATCTTGCTGAGCTGCTCTCACGCGCCGTCCTGGCTCGGCTCGTGCCGCTGGGCATCGAGCCGGTGTTCCGCGAAAAGGATATCGGATTTGAGTTGCGATGTGCGGATCCGATCGGGTTCGATCTCGAATATACGCGGGATTTGGGATGCAGTGCGGCCGGTCTTCTGCTGGAAGGGGGCGGAGCAGCCGTGGCGGCGATGGTCCATGGGCGGTTCATGCCCATCCCGTTCGACGAGATTCTTGACTCCCGCACCGGCCGGACGAGGGTCCGGCCGGTCGATGTCCGCTCTGCCGGCTATGAGATCGCCCGGCGGTACATGGTCCGCCTCGGACCGGAAGACTTCGAACAGCCCGATTTGCTCGGTAAGTACGCGACCCTCACGCGCATGACACCGGCAGAGTTTCGATCGAGTTTCGAGTATGTGGTCGAGGATGAGCGTCGGCGGGGTGGATCGTGA
- the ppk2 gene encoding polyphosphate kinase 2 yields MAKDKDREAEKDGKLKRKEYEKELRKLQAELCYLQDWVKQKGVRIMVVFEGRDGAGKGGTIRAITERVSPRVFRVVALPAPSDREKSQMYIQRYMAHFPAAGEIVIWDRSWYNRAGVEHVMGFCSKEQYERFLDLCPVVEKYAVEGGIILVKYWLEVSNEEQERRFRARVDDPLRQWKLSPMDLPSREKWYEYSRARDRMLEATDSKHAPWYIIRSDNKKAARLNCISHLLSLIPYKKVKREKVKLPERSKKYKYDDQATMKDRTFIPEKF; encoded by the coding sequence ATGGCCAAGGACAAGGATCGGGAAGCAGAGAAGGACGGGAAGCTGAAACGTAAGGAATACGAGAAGGAACTGCGCAAGCTTCAGGCTGAGCTCTGTTACCTCCAGGATTGGGTGAAACAAAAGGGTGTCAGGATCATGGTGGTGTTCGAGGGCCGCGACGGCGCGGGGAAGGGCGGTACCATTCGCGCCATCACCGAGCGCGTGAGTCCACGCGTGTTCCGTGTCGTGGCCCTGCCCGCCCCTTCGGATCGCGAGAAGAGCCAGATGTACATCCAGCGCTACATGGCTCACTTCCCGGCGGCCGGCGAAATTGTCATTTGGGACCGAAGTTGGTACAACCGTGCCGGCGTCGAGCATGTTATGGGATTCTGCAGCAAGGAGCAATATGAGCGGTTCCTGGATCTCTGTCCGGTCGTCGAGAAATACGCCGTCGAGGGCGGGATCATACTAGTCAAGTACTGGCTGGAGGTGAGCAACGAAGAGCAGGAGCGCCGTTTCCGGGCACGGGTCGATGACCCCTTGCGCCAGTGGAAGCTGAGCCCGATGGATCTGCCATCGCGCGAAAAATGGTACGAGTATTCGCGCGCGCGGGACCGGATGCTGGAGGCGACCGACTCGAAGCATGCACCGTGGTACATCATTCGATCGGACAACAAGAAGGCCGCGCGGCTCAACTGCATCAGTCATCTGCTGAGCCTGATTCCCTACAAAAAGGTGAAGCGCGAGAAGGTGAAATTGCCCGAACGATCGAAGAAGTACAAATACGATGACCAGGCGACGATGAAGGACAGAACATTCATCCCGGAAAAATTCTGA